In Deltaproteobacteria bacterium, one genomic interval encodes:
- a CDS encoding acetyl-CoA carboxylase biotin carboxylase subunit, with protein MTETKKKFKKVLIANRGEIAVRVARTLKEMGISPVAVYSDADRSAPHVLVADEAYHVGPAPSSESYLVSERILQVAKDAGVDAIHPGYGFLSENGEFANACIEAGIAFIGPSAEAMKVMGSKTAAREKMVAAGVPCVPGSDGAIPTEEEALKIAGEMGYPIMLKAAAGGGGKGMRLVADAESLPGAFRAASSEARNSFGDDTVYIEKAVIEPRHIEIQVLSGPDGKALWLGERECSMQRRHQKIIEETPSMLVTEEVRQQMGEVACRAADAVDYVGAGTVEFLMDKDRNFYFLEMNTRLQVEHPVTELCCGIDLVRAQIMVAQGEPLPWKQEEIERRGHAMEARIYAEDPNQNFMPCPGMIDELVFPNWPGLRVDCGVRSGYEVSRYYDPMIAKVVVWGEDREQARLRLRQALMETAVKGITTNTAFLRDLLDFEPFVSGDYHTGSCAVALEQEAPEVDSEIQDMAIAAAAIQTLLRDQKKSRENSSGTGKGSGSRWRTMDWRRGGV; from the coding sequence ATGACTGAAACGAAGAAAAAATTTAAGAAAGTACTTATCGCCAACCGCGGTGAGATTGCGGTTCGCGTCGCCCGTACATTAAAAGAAATGGGTATTTCTCCGGTTGCGGTTTACTCCGATGCCGACCGCTCAGCCCCCCATGTTTTGGTCGCAGACGAAGCTTATCATGTGGGTCCTGCCCCCTCCTCTGAGAGCTATCTGGTCTCCGAGCGAATCTTGCAGGTCGCTAAAGATGCAGGTGTGGATGCGATTCACCCAGGTTATGGATTTCTGAGCGAGAACGGCGAGTTTGCCAACGCGTGCATTGAAGCGGGCATTGCTTTCATCGGACCATCAGCTGAAGCCATGAAAGTCATGGGCTCCAAAACGGCTGCCCGTGAAAAAATGGTCGCTGCGGGCGTTCCATGTGTGCCCGGAAGCGACGGTGCGATTCCAACAGAAGAAGAAGCACTCAAAATTGCCGGTGAGATGGGCTACCCCATCATGCTCAAGGCAGCAGCGGGAGGCGGCGGCAAAGGCATGCGCCTTGTAGCTGACGCGGAATCTTTACCCGGAGCGTTTCGGGCGGCTTCGAGTGAAGCTAGAAACTCTTTCGGCGACGATACTGTCTACATCGAAAAGGCTGTGATTGAGCCGCGCCACATTGAAATTCAAGTTCTCAGTGGACCAGACGGTAAAGCGCTTTGGCTTGGCGAACGCGAATGCTCTATGCAGCGACGTCACCAGAAAATTATCGAAGAAACGCCATCGATGCTGGTCACCGAAGAAGTTCGCCAGCAGATGGGTGAAGTGGCCTGCCGCGCAGCGGATGCGGTGGATTATGTGGGTGCGGGAACCGTTGAGTTCTTGATGGACAAAGACCGCAATTTCTATTTTCTGGAAATGAACACCCGATTGCAGGTGGAGCACCCGGTGACGGAGCTTTGCTGCGGTATCGATTTGGTTCGGGCCCAAATTATGGTGGCTCAAGGCGAGCCGCTTCCTTGGAAACAAGAAGAGATAGAGCGACGCGGCCACGCGATGGAAGCGCGAATTTACGCCGAAGACCCGAATCAAAACTTTATGCCTTGCCCAGGTATGATTGATGAGCTGGTTTTTCCAAACTGGCCCGGACTTCGCGTCGATTGCGGTGTGCGCTCAGGCTACGAAGTTTCTCGCTATTATGACCCGATGATTGCCAAGGTGGTGGTTTGGGGAGAAGACCGCGAGCAGGCAAGGCTCCGTTTACGACAAGCCCTTATGGAAACGGCGGTGAAAGGCATCACCACGAATACCGCTTTTTTGCGTGATCTCCTCGACTTTGAGCCCTTTGTTTCGGGTGATTATCACACGGGTAGCTGCGCAGTGGCGCTTGAGCAAGAGGCCCCAGAAGTGGATTCAGAGATTCAAGATATGGCCATTGCGGCGGCAGCCATTCAAACCTTGCTTCGAGATCAAAAGAAGAGCCGCGAAAACTCCAGCGGTACTGGGAAAGGTTCGGGCTCGCGTTGGCGAACCATGGACTGGCGACGGGGAGGTGTGTGA
- a CDS encoding acetyl-CoA carboxylase biotin carboxyl carrier protein subunit, producing MLVGGQAYQIQSEALEEGGENFLVRGEQVQVEMLDMRKVSLRKALEASGGADGPITVKSPMPGKLVAHLVQPGDEVKKGQGVVVVEAMKMENELKAPKDGTIQEIFGSVGDAVDSGAPLCVIE from the coding sequence ATGTTGGTTGGGGGACAGGCCTATCAAATACAATCGGAAGCTCTGGAAGAAGGCGGCGAGAACTTTCTCGTGCGCGGTGAGCAGGTCCAGGTGGAAATGCTCGACATGCGTAAGGTCAGCCTTCGCAAGGCGCTTGAGGCATCGGGCGGCGCAGACGGCCCAATTACAGTAAAATCGCCAATGCCTGGTAAATTGGTCGCGCACCTCGTGCAACCTGGCGATGAAGTGAAAAAAGGCCAAGGTGTGGTGGTTGTAGAGGCCATGAAGATGGAAAACGAGCTTAAAGCCCCGAAAGATGGAACCATTCAGGAAATCTTCGGTTCTGTGGGCGATGCGGTTGATAGCGGCGCCCCGCTTTGCGTGATCGAATAA
- the clpS gene encoding ATP-dependent Clp protease adapter ClpS translates to MSDGNDNWEDEPYEGEGQVATESEIKVKRPKRYKVLLHNDNYTTMEFVVLVLKTVFHLEEPSAVQVMLHVHRKGAGVAGVFSYEVAETKVHKVTELARAHDYPLRCSMEPAE, encoded by the coding sequence ATGTCTGATGGAAATGACAACTGGGAAGACGAGCCTTATGAAGGTGAGGGGCAAGTTGCCACTGAATCTGAAATTAAGGTCAAGCGGCCCAAGCGTTACAAAGTACTGCTCCACAATGACAACTACACCACCATGGAGTTCGTTGTTTTGGTGCTCAAAACTGTTTTTCATTTAGAAGAACCCAGCGCGGTTCAAGTCATGCTGCATGTTCACCGTAAAGGTGCAGGTGTGGCCGGCGTTTTTTCCTATGAAGTTGCAGAAACCAAAGTCCACAAAGTCACCGAGCTCGCGCGGGCACACGATTACCCGCTGCGTTGTTCTATGGAGCCAGCTGAATGA